One stretch of Rhodoferax lithotrophicus DNA includes these proteins:
- a CDS encoding pilus assembly PilX family protein, which yields MNSFCQTKRMQPQRGVVLIVALIILVVISMLATFSVRNSTSTETASGAVRTANLAAQAAEIALRYCEDAVLSGYSSSPTFVTTFDIATNVLSYSSTPTWKIMSNWDNASTTATYVLPGTAVNQTGLSGTFSRPPECMVEALPMQMPAGGAASNTVSFVITVRGFGPEVQAVASGASRRPSGTEVWLQSTIELMMPAGAGGGGGGAGGGSGNDGGDYGGTSP from the coding sequence ATGAACAGTTTTTGTCAAACCAAGCGCATGCAGCCACAACGCGGTGTAGTGCTGATTGTGGCGCTGATCATTTTGGTGGTGATCTCCATGCTTGCCACATTCTCGGTGCGTAATTCGACCTCCACAGAAACCGCCTCTGGTGCTGTTCGAACCGCCAATTTGGCCGCACAGGCTGCTGAAATTGCGCTGCGTTATTGTGAGGATGCCGTGCTTTCTGGCTATAGCAGCTCTCCCACCTTTGTGACAACCTTTGATATCGCGACCAATGTACTCAGCTACAGCAGTACGCCTACTTGGAAAATCATGAGTAATTGGGATAACGCCAGTACAACGGCAACCTATGTCTTACCCGGAACAGCCGTGAACCAAACCGGATTGTCGGGTACGTTTAGCCGTCCGCCAGAATGTATGGTTGAGGCATTGCCAATGCAAATGCCAGCAGGCGGTGCTGCATCCAACACGGTTTCTTTTGTCATCACTGTTCGCGGTTTTGGCCCTGAGGTGCAGGCTGTCGCCAGTGGCGCAAGTCGTCGCCCCTCAGGCACCGAGGTCTGGTTGCAGTCAACCATTGAATTGATGATGCCTGCTGGTGCAGGCGGTGGTGGTGGTGGTGCCGGTGGTGGTAGCGGAAATGATGGTGGTGACTATGGTGGCACCAGCCCCTAA